The Bryobacteraceae bacterium genomic sequence GTTCGAGGATTACCTGCTGCGGGACGTGGTTCCGATGGTGCGGTCGGAATATCGCGTGGAGACGGGGCGGGAGCGGACGGCGATCGCGGGGCTATCCATGGGCGGCGGGCAGGCGCTGCGGATCGGGTTCGGGCACATGGACCTGTTCAGCGCGGTGGGCGCGTTTTCGGCGGCGGCGCCGCAGGATTTCGAGAAGGCGTTTGGAGATTCGCTGAAAGACGCCAACACGAAGTTGAAGGTGATCTGGTTCGGGTGCGGGCGCGAAGATTCGTTGTTCGCGCGGAGCGAGCAGTTGGATTCGCTGTTGACGGCGCGGGGCGTGAAGCACACGTTTCGGGCGTCGAGCGGGGCTCATAACTTTACGATCTGGCGGAAGCACCTGGCGGAGTTCGCCCCGTTGTTGTTTCGGTAGGGGGCGCGCGAACTTATTTCCGCAAAGCTTCGATCTGCGGAATGTCGAACTTCTCGAGGAGGCCGAAGCAGAAATACTCGGGTGTCTGCTGCTCGGTAAGGTCCTCGGTGAGGATCTCCTTGAGGCTCTTCAGCGCGTCCTTGGATGAAAGACCGGCGATGGAGTCCGGCTCGAGGGCGGCGGCGATGAGCGCGCCGAGCGAGGTGCGGGGACCGATGGAGCGCACCTCGACGGGACCGAAGCCGCGTTCGTTCGAGAGCCATTTCGCCACGGCCGCGATCTGGCTCGCCTGGACGCCGAGCGGCCGGTCGCCGATGCCGGCGATGAGCATGGCGAAGAGGAAGTCGCGCTTGGCGATCTTCGATTCGCCGAAGTAGAAGGGGTCCACGGCGACGACGCGCTTGCCGGCGGCGAGGAGGGCGGCGGCTTCGTCCCCGAGCGCGGCTCGGCCGGCGTCACCGATCAGGACGACGGTGGACTTAGCGTCGCCGGCGGGGGCGAGTTCGGTGACGGGCACGGTCCACGCGCGTTCCAGGCGGAGCTTCCAATAGCCCGCGCCTTGCGGGAACGCCTCCACTTCCATGGCGCGGAAGCGGGTGATGTCGCGGAGTTGGGCTCGCGTGGGCGAGGGGTTGCGCGGGAGGCCTTCGGCGAGTTTCAGGGCGATTTGGTGGAAATCCAGGTTATTGGCGGGGAGTGTGGGGCGGAGCGCGGTATCGGGGCGGATGTCGCCTTCGACATCAACTTCGGTTGCATCGATCGAGGAATCGAACGAATCGCGCAGGAGGCGGTAGAGGGCTTCGCGATTGTCGCGGTCGTAGTTGTGGCCGTTGCCGTGGTTGACGTGGTAACGGAGGCGGCTGATGGCGTCGTGGAGGCGATAGGCGGGCGTGGCCACCTGGATCAGGGCTCCGGTGACGTAGTCGGCACGGAAACAACAATTGTCCTTTGCGTTGTTGCCGATTTGGAGGATGCGCGGGGCCATGATGGCGGTGAGGTGCGCGTAGTCGGCGACGGCGCCGAGGTCCGAGGGCGTTTGCTCGGAGTCGCCAAGGTCGAGATCAGGCCATTGGGATCGGGTGACGAAGCTCGAGTAGCCAGCGACGGGAAACGCGGCGGCGACACGGGTATCGGTGGAGGCAAGGAAGATGGTCTGCCATCCGCCACCGGAGAGACCGGTGACAGCGAGGCGGGCGGGGTCGGCGTTGGGGAGACCGGCGGCGACATCGAGCGCGCGTTTGAGGCCGAGGTGGAACAGGGCTATGCCGCTCGTGCCGGTGAGATCGATTTGCGGCATGCGGTAGTGGTTGAGGCCTTCGACGTTCAACTGCCCCTTGCCGAGCCACTCGGGATTGACGGCAATCATGCCTTTCCTGGCGAGGTTGATGCAGCGCGTCTGAATGTAGGCGGTGGCGGTGCCGTTGCCTTCGTGGCCGTTGACGTTGAGGACGACGGGAACCTTGCCGGTGAGCTTCGCCGGTTCGTAGATGAGGCCGGGCGCCCAGAGTCCGGGAATGACTTCGTAGCGAAACTGGCGGACACGGTAGCCGTTGCCGTCATGGAAGGGCTCGAGGATTTCGACCTTCGTTTTCGCATCGCGCCATTGGCGGGCCTGGCCACGGTAGATCACCTCGTCGAACACGCGGCGGCGGAGAGTGGCGGCGTATCGATCCCATTCGGCGCGCGTCGAGAAAGTGGGGACGACGGGCACCTTCGAGGCTGTGTAGACCTGCACGTCGAGGAGGGGCTCATTGGGGTCGAGGAGTTTCTTCGCCAGGAGACCGGCGGGCGTAGTGGTTTGCGCGGCGGCGAGGGCAGCGCAGAGGATGAGGAGGAATCGGAGCATTACAGCGAAATCTTACCCAAGATCACGGGGCCGCGTGCGCCGGTGGCGGAAGGGAGGTTGCCGTGGCGGCGATGCCAGGTGCGGTGGGCGAGGATGGCGAAGGCGACGGCTTCCTTGGCGTCGGGGTGGATGCCGTACTCTTCGGTGGTCGCGATGCGGGTTGCAGGAAGGTAGGCGGCGAGCAGGGCCATGAGTTGGGAGTTGCGCGTTCCGCCGCCGGCGGCGATGAGATCGTGCGGGGACGGACCGGCGAGGGCGATGCCGCGGGCGATGGTGACGGCGGTGAGGGCGGTGGCAGTGGCGATGAGGTTGTCGATGGGAGCGCCGGTGGCGGTGAGGCGAGCGATGAACGATTCGCCGTATTGCTCACGGCCGGCGGTTTTGGGCGGTGCGACGCGATAGTAGGGGTCGCGGAGGAGGTCTTCGAGAAGGGCGGTGTCCACCGTGCCGCGGCGGGCTCGCGCGCCATTGCGATCGAAGCGGGTGCGTCCTTGGGTGGCGCGCTCCACGAGCTGATCGACCACCATGTTGCCGGGGCCGGTATCGAAGGCGATCACGCCGTCCGGTTTGGCGGCGGGCGGGAGGACGGTGATGTTG encodes the following:
- a CDS encoding anhydro-N-acetylmuramic acid kinase yields the protein MRVAGIMSGTSLDGIDVAIVDIGRRIRTVAFASTPYPKRFREAILAVSNRVCHTADISRLNFALAEQYAAAFTRLCRDARVEGVRLIGCHGQTIFHESGRNTLQIGDGSVLAERTGIPVVSDFRPRDIAAGGKGAPLVPFVDHLLFTHRTRRRVALNIGGIANITVLPPAAKPDGVIAFDTGPGNMVVDQLVERATQGRTRFDRNGARARRGTVDTALLEDLLRDPYYRVAPPKTAGREQYGESFIARLTATGAPIDNLIATATALTAVTIARGIALAGPSPHDLIAAGGGTRNSQLMALLAAYLPATRIATTEEYGIHPDAKEAVAFAILAHRTWHRRHGNLPSATGARGPVILGKISL